The following proteins are encoded in a genomic region of Candidatus Manganitrophaceae bacterium:
- the ribD gene encoding bifunctional diaminohydroxyphosphoribosylaminopyrimidine deaminase/5-amino-6-(5-phosphoribosylamino)uracil reductase RibD has product MLQRQDLVYIKQALGLARRGYGKASPNPMVGAVLVLKGVVVGKGVHAGPGKPHAEVLALAQAGRHSLGATLYTNLEPCCHTQKRTPPCTKAIIQSGVRRVVASMSDPNPLVLGKGFLTLRESGIEVSEGLMRLEAERLNAAFIKYMTTQKPLVILKAAMTLDGRIATGKGESRWITGEAARKEVHRLRAGVDAVMIGVGTLLADDPMLTVHAQRARNPLRVVIDPSLKTPLKSRVLTSLKEAETLLLTTSAAPVKKVDKLRAMGVGILSLPLKKGEIPFKLILKALGKRGITSVLVEGGGRVNGIALRSGEVDRLVFYVAPKLLCGGDAGAVVSGRSIPRLSDAIELDHFKIGRVGEDLRIEADIKKGLRPQEQGPGGKS; this is encoded by the coding sequence ATGTTACAGAGGCAGGATCTTGTCTATATCAAACAGGCTCTAGGCCTCGCGCGGCGGGGCTATGGAAAGGCCTCTCCGAATCCGATGGTTGGCGCGGTTCTTGTGCTGAAAGGTGTCGTTGTCGGAAAAGGGGTCCATGCGGGTCCGGGGAAGCCGCATGCCGAGGTTCTGGCGCTGGCCCAGGCGGGGAGGCATTCCTTAGGCGCGACGCTCTATACCAATCTGGAGCCCTGCTGTCATACCCAAAAAAGGACTCCGCCTTGTACCAAGGCAATTATTCAGAGCGGTGTTCGGAGGGTGGTGGCCTCAATGTCCGATCCCAATCCCCTTGTCCTTGGAAAGGGCTTTTTGACCCTTCGTGAATCCGGTATTGAAGTCAGCGAAGGCCTGATGCGCCTAGAGGCCGAGCGGCTCAATGCGGCTTTTATCAAGTACATGACCACGCAAAAACCGCTGGTCATCCTAAAAGCGGCGATGACGCTTGATGGGCGGATTGCGACGGGAAAAGGAGAGTCGCGTTGGATTACGGGTGAGGCGGCACGGAAGGAAGTGCATCGCCTCAGAGCAGGTGTGGATGCGGTGATGATTGGGGTCGGAACGCTTCTGGCAGATGACCCGATGTTGACCGTGCATGCTCAGCGTGCCAGGAATCCCTTGCGCGTTGTGATTGACCCTTCTTTAAAAACGCCCTTGAAATCCAGGGTGCTGACTTCTCTCAAGGAGGCCGAAACACTTTTGTTGACCACATCCGCTGCCCCGGTGAAAAAGGTGGATAAACTCAGAGCGATGGGAGTTGGTATTCTCTCCCTTCCTTTAAAAAAGGGAGAGATTCCCTTCAAGTTGATCTTGAAGGCCCTGGGGAAAAGGGGGATCACGAGTGTTCTTGTCGAGGGAGGAGGCCGAGTCAACGGGATTGCCCTTCGTTCTGGAGAGGTTGATCGGCTTGTCTTCTATGTTGCACCCAAACTATTGTGCGGAGGGGATGCCGGAGCCGTGGTTTCCGGACGGTCCATCCCGCGCCTCTCTGACGCGATCGAACTGGATCATTTTAAGATAGGCCGGGTAGGAGAGGATCTAAGGATAGAAGCTGATATTAAAAAAGGGCTGCGACCGCAGGAACAGGGCCCGGGAGGGAAAAGTTGA
- a CDS encoding Stp1/IreP family PP2C-type Ser/Thr phosphatase has product MKTTSAGITDVGCVRLSNEDSLGLFPEFNLYVVADGMGGHAAGEIASNMATAEMKAFFTNQQGSAHNMNDASTKPSREALMSQAISSANQSIYKAASQDSSCKGMGTTIVALLADPTELIIGFVGDSRVYLQNKGRIEQLTQDHSLVNHYVQQGLLSPEAAETHPLKHVLSRALGTNAEVKVETLRRVPEPGDLFILCSDGLSNKLTPQDIHTILTEAADDLKKGGMALVERAKKNGGEDNITAILLRYA; this is encoded by the coding sequence ATGAAAACAACCTCAGCCGGGATTACGGATGTGGGATGTGTCCGTCTCTCCAACGAAGACAGCCTTGGCTTATTCCCTGAATTCAACCTCTATGTCGTCGCGGACGGGATGGGAGGGCACGCCGCCGGTGAAATCGCAAGTAACATGGCCACTGCTGAGATGAAAGCGTTTTTCACAAATCAGCAGGGAAGTGCCCACAACATGAATGACGCGTCGACCAAGCCCTCAAGAGAAGCCCTCATGTCCCAGGCCATCTCCAGTGCGAACCAGTCCATTTACAAGGCTGCCTCACAGGATAGCTCTTGTAAAGGAATGGGAACAACCATAGTCGCACTTCTGGCCGACCCGACTGAATTGATTATTGGTTTTGTCGGAGACAGTCGCGTCTATCTCCAGAACAAAGGTCGGATTGAGCAGCTCACACAGGACCATTCACTTGTAAATCACTATGTTCAACAAGGCCTCCTCTCGCCTGAAGCAGCAGAAACCCATCCGCTCAAACATGTCCTGAGCCGCGCCCTCGGAACCAATGCGGAGGTTAAGGTCGAAACCCTCCGGCGGGTTCCTGAGCCCGGAGACCTCTTTATCCTTTGCTCGGATGGGCTGAGCAATAAATTGACGCCGCAGGATATCCATACAATCTTAACGGAAGCTGCAGATGACCTGAAAAAGGGAGGGATGGCACTCGTTGAACGCGCAAAAAAAAATGGAGGGGAAGACAACATTACCGCCATCCTCCTCCGTTACGCCTGA
- a CDS encoding riboflavin synthase: protein MFSGIIEEMGSVHQLTRSGQAIRMIISAAKVTEGLSEGESIAVNGACLTALDIQPDHFAVDISPETARVTNLGALKAGEAVNLERAMRLSDRLNGHLVSGHIDGIGLICAKRDEENAVILSVEAPAEILRHTIQKGSITIDGVSMTVNGLTERTLTVSMIPHTARVTTLGKKGVGTSVNLESDLIGKYVEKLLGTP from the coding sequence GTGTTTTCAGGAATCATAGAAGAAATGGGGTCAGTCCATCAGCTTACCCGAAGCGGTCAGGCGATCCGAATGATCATTAGCGCGGCGAAAGTGACGGAAGGACTCTCGGAAGGAGAGAGCATTGCCGTGAACGGGGCTTGCCTGACGGCACTTGATATTCAGCCGGACCATTTTGCAGTCGATATTTCTCCGGAAACCGCTCGTGTCACCAATCTGGGAGCCTTGAAGGCCGGAGAGGCCGTCAACCTGGAACGGGCAATGAGATTAAGCGATCGCTTGAACGGTCATCTGGTTTCCGGCCATATCGATGGGATCGGTCTTATTTGTGCGAAAAGAGATGAGGAAAATGCAGTGATCCTGTCGGTTGAAGCCCCCGCTGAAATTCTAAGGCATACAATCCAGAAAGGGTCGATTACCATTGATGGCGTCAGCATGACGGTCAATGGTTTGACCGAGCGCACATTGACGGTTTCAATGATTCCTCATACGGCAAGAGTCACGACCCTGGGAAAAAAGGGCGTGGGCACCTCTGTGAACCTGGAGAGCGATCTCATCGGAAAGTATGTCGAAAAACTGTTAGGGACTCCTTAG
- a CDS encoding ATP-grasp domain-containing protein: MPFRKVMDRLLLLIPSRSYRAADFLKAAAEIGVEIITACDKRQTLEGIVPGRMLTLDFPDLERSLEKAVLFSKKYPFQAVVSADEDATVLASMISGALSLPHNPIAATAMAKDKEALRKCLLSHNVPTPSFQIYSIETDPEELAPEIDFPLVLKPTFLSASRGVIRADNRKELIQAFLFLKKFLKDPQVKKQGGAAAEKILIEEYIPGVEVALEGLLRNKQLSCLALFDKPDPLTGPFFEETIYITPSRLPPEIQEEIIACTQKGCKALGLSEGPIHAEIRVNDKGPAIIEIAARSIGGLCSRTLRFGTGLSLEEIILRQALLMPIQSLKRREVATGVMMIPVPKAGVLKEVYGLEAAKKVQGIEEITITLLLGQNVIPLPEGRSYLGFIFALGETPNQVEAALREAHQKLQFDIMSPSQALP; the protein is encoded by the coding sequence ATGCCCTTCAGGAAGGTAATGGACCGTCTCCTCCTCCTCATTCCGAGCCGTTCCTATCGGGCGGCGGACTTCCTGAAGGCCGCCGCAGAGATCGGTGTCGAAATCATTACGGCTTGTGACAAACGACAAACCCTGGAAGGGATCGTCCCCGGAAGAATGCTCACCCTCGACTTTCCTGACCTGGAACGATCCCTCGAAAAGGCAGTCCTTTTTTCTAAAAAATACCCCTTTCAGGCGGTCGTCTCCGCCGATGAGGATGCGACTGTTCTGGCCTCCATGATTTCAGGCGCGCTTTCTCTCCCGCACAATCCTATTGCTGCAACCGCGATGGCAAAAGACAAGGAAGCGCTCCGAAAATGCCTCCTGTCCCACAACGTCCCCACACCCTCTTTTCAGATCTATTCTATTGAAACAGATCCGGAAGAACTCGCGCCTGAGATCGATTTTCCGCTGGTCTTGAAACCCACTTTTCTCTCTGCCAGCCGGGGAGTGATCCGGGCAGATAATCGAAAAGAACTGATCCAGGCCTTCCTCTTTCTCAAAAAGTTTTTAAAAGACCCGCAAGTCAAAAAACAAGGGGGCGCGGCCGCAGAAAAGATCCTGATCGAAGAATATATTCCCGGTGTAGAAGTCGCCCTGGAGGGTTTGCTCCGGAATAAGCAACTCTCCTGCCTGGCCCTCTTCGACAAACCCGATCCCCTGACCGGTCCTTTTTTTGAGGAGACGATCTACATTACCCCCTCCCGCCTCCCGCCTGAGATTCAGGAAGAGATTATCGCCTGTACTCAAAAAGGATGCAAAGCGCTTGGCCTGAGTGAGGGGCCGATTCATGCAGAGATCCGTGTGAACGACAAAGGCCCCGCAATTATCGAAATCGCCGCCCGATCCATCGGAGGACTCTGTTCCCGGACACTGCGCTTCGGCACAGGGCTTTCCTTGGAAGAGATCATCCTCCGACAGGCCTTGCTTATGCCGATTCAGTCCCTCAAACGCCGGGAAGTGGCCACAGGCGTGATGATGATCCCCGTTCCGAAAGCCGGGGTTCTAAAAGAGGTTTACGGACTTGAGGCGGCAAAGAAGGTTCAGGGTATCGAAGAAATCACGATCACCCTTCTCCTGGGACAAAACGTCATCCCCCTGCCCGAAGGAAGAAGCTATTTGGGCTTCATCTTTGCTTTGGGGGAAACGCCGAACCAGGTCGAAGCCGCCTTGCGCGAAGCGCATCAGAAGTTACAGTTTGATATTATGTCCCCTTCTCAGGCCTTGCCTTGA
- a CDS encoding iron-sulfur cluster assembly accessory protein, with protein MIQVTDIARKRIDTLVKDQATQFQKKIKGVRLTTKGILPNVEYALSFVEEGKEEAGDVSVDAAGIQIYMESKNASFLEDVKVDFINNLDKTGFKVDNPKVVMPETTLPDTPANLTSPEAKAVQKVLDEEINPAIASHGGMISLVDVKENIAYIQLGGGCQGCGMADVTLKQGVVVAIKKAIPEIQEVLDVTDHAGGENPYFTPGK; from the coding sequence ATGATTCAGGTCACTGACATCGCAAGAAAGAGAATCGACACCCTGGTAAAAGATCAGGCGACCCAATTCCAGAAAAAGATCAAAGGGGTACGGCTGACGACAAAAGGGATTCTTCCGAACGTGGAATATGCCCTCTCTTTTGTCGAAGAAGGGAAGGAAGAGGCCGGAGACGTCTCGGTCGATGCCGCAGGCATCCAGATCTATATGGAATCGAAGAATGCCTCCTTCCTCGAGGATGTAAAGGTAGATTTCATCAATAATCTGGATAAGACCGGGTTCAAGGTAGACAACCCCAAGGTTGTTATGCCTGAAACAACCCTTCCGGATACCCCGGCGAATCTTACTTCTCCCGAAGCCAAAGCAGTCCAGAAGGTACTCGACGAGGAGATCAATCCTGCCATCGCCTCCCATGGCGGAATGATCAGCCTGGTCGACGTCAAAGAGAACATTGCCTATATCCAGCTCGGCGGCGGCTGCCAGGGATGCGGCATGGCCGATGTCACTTTAAAACAAGGCGTGGTCGTTGCCATCAAGAAGGCCATCCCGGAAATCCAGGAAGTTCTGGACGTTACTGATCACGCAGGGGGGGAAAACCCCTACTTCACACCGGGGAAATAG
- a CDS encoding DUF3386 family protein — MELYERTKTETDVQDDPAAKALLRQAFEKTSRWGDDFPGFSADLIVNDNGTEYKGKVKIKSPKEVEVSLEVPSDKEDLEKWAKNQIGMMAVHRASRSFEESDGRYTLTFAEEDTHPLGRQIIIHGDGMNSRYRIKNDRIQQIQRKMKHVQFTINIQEAMETKDGKSLTTQYAVYYFSGDGKLTDTECFTDRPFELGGAYLPGTRRIISCDEGEVVVRFLEFKNHQLL, encoded by the coding sequence ATGGAGCTTTACGAACGTACAAAAACAGAAACAGATGTTCAGGATGACCCGGCGGCAAAGGCCCTTCTGCGGCAGGCCTTTGAGAAGACCTCCCGTTGGGGAGATGATTTCCCCGGATTTAGCGCAGACCTGATCGTCAATGATAATGGGACCGAATATAAGGGCAAGGTCAAAATAAAATCACCGAAAGAGGTCGAGGTCAGCCTTGAGGTCCCTTCCGATAAAGAGGACCTTGAAAAGTGGGCCAAAAACCAGATCGGGATGATGGCGGTGCATCGCGCCTCGCGCTCTTTTGAAGAGTCCGATGGAAGATATACCCTGACCTTTGCGGAAGAAGACACGCACCCCCTTGGACGTCAGATTATTATTCACGGCGATGGGATGAACTCACGCTACCGGATCAAGAATGACCGGATTCAGCAGATCCAGCGAAAAATGAAGCATGTTCAATTTACGATTAATATCCAGGAAGCCATGGAGACAAAAGACGGAAAATCTCTCACGACCCAGTATGCCGTCTATTATTTCTCAGGTGACGGAAAGCTCACCGATACGGAATGCTTCACCGACCGGCCCTTTGAGCTGGGCGGGGCCTATCTTCCCGGAACCCGACGGATCATTTCATGCGATGAAGGAGAGGTGGTCGTCCGATTCCTGGAATTCAAGAACCACCAGTTGTTATAA